A genomic window from Maylandia zebra isolate NMK-2024a linkage group LG20, Mzebra_GT3a, whole genome shotgun sequence includes:
- the LOC143414435 gene encoding PAN2-PAN3 deadenylation complex catalytic subunit PAN2-like → MAPTQMRNYHVLWGQMPQIARIYSAVPVRRRRRSRSVGGRKTVPNKEESPGYYNHIPESLTESDEEPLLHTVPEKYRKVTIKYSKRGREDFDFKHYNRTLFAGLEPQIPNAYCNCMIQVLYFLEPVRCLVQNHLCHKEFCLACELGFLFHMLDLSQGDPCQASNFLRALRNVPEAKEMGLILSNYEETTGTVELGRLIQRWNHFILYQLFQETQEQEDPRAYRTTRSSSLGSPGDSVIRELFCSEVENRSPCLCGIETVYSSLMLLFNMHYPDSQGERIKEHDFAEILKKSICLQQRSHTWCGNCDKYQPTVQTRNIRRLPDVLVINCEVNSSKEAEFWKVQAEYTFNKSMQKTDQDQRHVWIPATLKMSLSKSQRLEISSWPEGEELSAAEQAEGASLYDLVATVPHILDAGAGGNLVAHIKVGETYHQRKEGVSRQQWYLFNDFLIEPIEQTEAAQFDVSWKVPAILCYAKRNYHTKYDLRSECQHNQSEVKSDLYRTEKQSKTDATFIPLTVSEMPQAGDLVGLDAEFVKLSEEEAVLHSDGTKSTITPSQMSVARITCVRGQGPNEGVPFIDDYISTQEQVVDYLTKYSGIEPGDLDATVSSKDVTTLKSTYLKLRFLINAGVRFVGHGRQNDFRVINLVVPKDQVIDTVHLFRLPYKRMISLKFLAWYFLGLNIQGETHDSTEDSCTALKLYRKYLELYQEGGNHYVTKVLYEVYDKGFQLNWKVPDSDMR, encoded by the exons gcagttcctgtcagaaggaggaggcgcagcaggagcgtcggggggcggaagacggtgccaaATAAAGAAGAGTCACCTGGTTATTACAACCACATCCCTGAATCTCTAACAGAGAGTGATGAAGAGCCGCTCCTTCACACTGTTCCCGAAAAGTACAGAAAG GTGACAATTAAATACTCTAAACGTGGACGGGAAGATTTTGACTTCAAACATTACAACAGGACGTTGTTTGCTGGCCTGGAGCCGCAGATTCCCAACGCCTACTGTAACTGCATGATCCAG GTGTTATACTTCCTGGAGCCAGTTCGCTGCCTTGTTCAGAATCATTTGTGCCACAAGGAGTTTTGTTTGGCTTGTGAACTCGGCTTCCTCTTCCACATGTTGGATTTGTCACAAGGAGATCCATGTCAG GCCAGCAACTTCCTCAGAGCACTTCGAAACGTCCCTGAAGCCAAAGAGATGGGCCTGATCCTCTCAAACTATGAGGAGACGACAGGAACAGTCGAGCTAGGTCGCTTAATCCAGAGATGGAATCACTTCATCCTCTACCAGCTCTTCCAGGAGACacaggagcaggaggatccACGGGCCTACAGGACGACCAGGAGTAG ttCTCTGGGCTCCCCTGGCGACTCTGTCATTAGAGAGCTGTTTTGTTCTGAAGTTGAGAACCGCAGCCCGTGTCTCTGTGGCATAGAAACAGTCTACTCCTCCCTCATGTTGCTGTTCAACATGCATTACCCTGACTCTCAAG GAGAAAGAATAAAGGAGCACGACTTTGCTGAGATCCTGAAGAAAAGCATCTGCCTGCAGCAGAGATCTCACACATGGTGTGGAAACTGTGACAAGTATCAGCCCACA GTGCAGACACGCAACATTCGACGTCTCCCAGATGTTTTGGTGATAAACTGTGAGGTGAACAGCAGCAAAGAGGCCGAATTCTGGAAGGTTCAGGCCGAG tACACCTTCAACAAATCCATGCAGAAGACAGATCAGGATCAGCGTCACGTGTGGATCCCCGCCACTCTCAAGATGTCCctcagcaaaagtcagagaCTGGAGATCAGCAGCTGGCCTGAGGGCGAGGAG TTAAGTGCTGCTGAACAGGCGGAGGGAGCTTCTCTGTATGACTTGGTGGCGACGGTGCCGCACATCCTGGACGCTGGCGCGGGTGGTAATCTGGTCGCACACATCAAAGTGGGTGAGACCTACCATCAAAGAAAAGAG gGAGTCTCTCGCCAGCAGTGGTACCTCTTCAATGACTTCCTCATTGAGCCGATTGAGCAG aCTGAGGCTGCACAGTTTGATGTGAGCTGGAAAGTGCCAGCCATCCTGTGTTACGCCAAGAGAAACTACCACACCAAATACGACCTCCGCAGTGAGTGTCAGCACAATCAGTCTGAAGTCAAATCCGACTTATATCGGACTGAGAAGCAGAGCAAGACAGACGCCACTTTCATCCCACTCACAGTCAGTGAGATGCCGCAGGCTGGTGACCTGGTGGGGCTGGACGCTGAGTTTGTAAAGCTCAGTGAG gaggaagcagtgcTGCATAGCGACGGCACCAAATCGACCATCACGCCCAGTCAGATGTCTGTGGCCAGGATCACCTGTGTGAGGGGTCAGGGGCCCAACGAGGGGGTCCCCTTCATCGATGATTACATCTCCACTCAGGAGCAg GTGGTCGACTATTTGACAAAATACTCTGGAAtcgaacctggagacctggatGCCACAGTATCCTCTAAGGACGTGACCACGCTGAAGTCGACCTACCTGAAGCTACGCTTCCTCATCAATGCAGGAGTTCGCTTCGTCGGCCACGGCCGGCAGAATGACTTTCGTGTCATTAATTTAGTG gTTCCCAAAGATCAAGTTATCGACACTGTGCACCTCTTCCGATTGCCCTACAAGAGGATGATTTCTCTGAAATTCCTTGCTTGGTATTTTCTTG GCCTCAACATCCAGGGAGAAACCCACGACAGCACGGAGGACTCATGCACGGCCCTGAAGCTTTACAGGAAGTACCTGGAGCTGTATCAGGAAGGAGGGAATCATTACGTGACGAAAGTGCTCTACGAAGTCTACGACAAAGGCTTCCAGCTGAACTGGAAAGTCCCGGATTCGGACATGAGATAG
- the LOC111501181 gene encoding uncharacterized protein LOC111501181 isoform X1, whose translation MLVLIRPVSVEAAMSSVQYLREFIKERLTAVYEEIFSEVQKTIIQYEEEINRLRRQDINRKPDRNSHIIDLPKQHDCKEEEDLDEQQVCNQERNSSLDQEDPETPQIKEEKEELGSSQKGEQLGLKQEAEGIIVWTDKKQLRLLETIWKPVIKLHRIDALQQHAFEEEEVLTDQQVCNQERNSSLDQEDPETPQIKEEKEELGSSQKGEQLGLKQEAEGIIVWTDKKQLRLLETIWKPVIKLHRIDALQQHAFEEEEVLTDQQVCNQERNSSLDQEDPETPQIKEEKEELGSSQKGEQLGLKQEAEGIIVWTDKKQLRLLETIWKPVIKLHRIDALQQHAFEEEEVLTDQQVCNQERNSSLNQEKPENPQIKEEKEELGSSQKGEQLGLKQEADTFMVTPAYEESAYSKPEPNSEQLLSHSSPEAETRDNEKSQHVVSGTTRNTELNERRHSQRVDNLPVSSSKSRTDTKNKSIQCEVCGKTLQDEYNMITHLRVHTGEKPYSCSTCGKRFADLSTFKKHKRIHKGEKPYSCGTCGKTFATSLEVKKHTRIHTGEKPYSCSTCGKRFAASSTFKTHMRVHTGEKPYPCGTCGKSFADLSTFKTHMRIHTGEKPYSCSTCEKRFASSSTFKRHNRIHTGEKPYSCSTCEKRFASSSTFKKHMRIHTGEKPYSCSTCEKRFASSSTFKKHMRIHTGEKPYSCSTCGKTFATSLEVKTHTRIHTGEKPYSCSTCGKRFATSSTFKTHMRVHTGEKPYPCSTCGKRFATLSKVKTHMRIHTGEKPYSCSTCGKSFADLSTFKTHMRIHTGEKPYSCSTCEKRFASSSTFKRHMRIHTGEKPYSCSTCEKRFASSSTFKRHMRIHTGEKPYSCSTCEKRFATSSTFKTHMRIHTGEKPHSCSTSEKRFATSSTFKTHYLPFSEDNRIVKKQHSLN comes from the exons ATGCTTGTATTGATCCGCCCAGTCTCAGTTGAAGCAGCAATGAGTTCAGTACAGTATCTGAGAGAGTTCATCAAGGAGAGACTAACTGCTGTTTATGAAGAAATCTTCTCAGAGGTTCAAAAAACCATCATCCAGTATGAGGAGGAGATCAACCGTCTACGCAGACAGGATATCAACCGGAAACCTGACAGAAACTCACACATCATAG ACCTCCCAAAACAACATGACtgtaaggaagaggaggatCTGGATGAGCAGCAGGTCTGTAACCAGGAGAGGAACTCCAGTCTGGACCAAGAGGACCCAGAGACTCCGCAGATtaaagaggaaaaggaggaacTTGGCAGCAGTCAGAAGGGAGAGCAGCTTGGGCTGAAGCAGGAGGCTGAAGGCATTATTGTCTGGACTGATAAAAAGCAGCTCAGACTGCTGGAGACCATCTGGAAACCTGTGATAAAGTTACACAGAATAG ATGCCCTACAGCAGCATGCTTTTGAGGAAGAGGAGGTTCTTACAGACCAGCAGGTCTGTAACCAGGAGAGGAACTCCAGTCTGGACCAAGAGGACCCAGAGACTCCGCAGATtaaagaggaaaaggaggaacTTGGCAGCAGTCAGAAGGGAGAGCAGCTTGGGCTGAAGCAGGAGGCTGAAGGCATTATTGTCTGGACTGATAAAAAGCAGCTCAGACTGCTGGAGACCATCTGGAAACCTGTGATAAAGTTACACAGAATAG ATGCCCTACAGCAGCATGCTTTTGAGGAAGAGGAGGTTCTTACAGACCAGCAGGTCTGTAACCAGGAGAGGAACTCCAGCCTGGACCAAGAGGACCCAGAGACTCCGCAGATtaaagaggaaaaggaggaacTTGGCAGCAGTCAGAAGGGAGAGCAGCTTGGGCTGAAGCAGGAGGCTGAAGGCATTATTGTCTGGACTGATAAAAAGCAGCTCAGACTGCTGGAGACCATCTGGAAACCTGTGATAAAGTTACACAGAATAG ATGCCCTACAGCAGCATGCTTTTGAGGAAGAGGAGGTTCTTACAGACCAGCAGGTCTGTAACCAGGAGAGGAACTCCAGTCTGAACCAGGAGAAACCAGAGAAtccacagattaaagaggaaaaggaggaacTTGGCAGCAGTCAGAAGGGAGAGCAGCTTGGGCTGAAGCAGGAGGCTGATACCTTCATGGTGACACCCGCTTATGAGGAAAGTGCCTACAGTAAACCAGAACCAAACAGTGAGCAGCTCCTTTCTCACAGCTCTCCTGAAGCAGAGACCCGAGATAATGAAAAAAGTCAGCATGTGGTCTCAGGAACTACTAGAAATACAGAGCTGAATGAGAGACGTCACAGTCAAAGAGTAGACAACCTTCCTGTGTCATCGAGTAAAAGTAGAACGGACACAAAGAACAAGTCTATACAATGTGAagtgtgtggaaaaactttACAGGATGAATACAATATGATTACACATCTAAGAGTTCACACAGGTGAAAAGCCGTATTCCtgtagcacctgtgggaaaagatttgCTGACTTATCAACATTCAAAAAACACAAGAGAATTCACAAAGGTGAGAAGCCGTATTCTTGTGGCACCTgtgggaaaacatttgctacttcattagaagtcaaaaaacatacgagaattcacacaggtgagaagccgtattcctgtagcacctgtgggaaaagatttgCTGCCTCATCAACATTCAAAACACACATGAgagttcacacaggtgagaagccgtaCCCTTGTGGTACCTGTGGGAAAAGTTTTGCTGACTTATCAACATTCAAAACACACATgagaattcacacaggtgagaagccataTTCTTGTAGCACCTGTGAGAAAAGATTTGCTTCCTCATCAACATTCAAAAGACACAAtagaattcacacaggtgagaagccgtaTTCTTGTAGCACCTGTGAGAAAAGATTTGCTTCCTCATCAACATTCAAAAAACACATgagaattcacacaggtgaaaaGCCGTATTCTTGTAGCACCTGTGAGAAAAGATTTGCTTCCTCATCAACATTCAAAAAACACATgagaattcacacaggtgaaaaGCCGTATTCttgtagcacctgtgggaaaacatttgctaCTTCATTAGAAGTCAAAACACACACgagaattcacacaggtgagaagccgtattcctgtagcacctgtgggaaaagatttgCTACCTCATCAACATTCAAAACACACATGAgagttcacacaggtgagaagccgtaCCCTTGTAGtacctgtgggaaaagatttgCTACCTTATCAAAGGTCAAAACACACATgagaattcacacaggtgagaagccgtaTTCTTGTAGCACTTGTGGGAAAAGTTTTGCTGACTTATCAACATTCAAAACACACATgagaattcacacaggtgagaagccataTTCTTGTAGCACCTGTGAGAAAAGATTTGCTTCCTCATCAACATTCAAAAGACACATgagaattcacacaggtgagaagccgtaTTCTTGTAGCACCTGTGAGAAAAGATTTGCTTCCTCATCAACATTCAAAAGACACATgagaattcacacaggtgaaaaGCCGTATTCTTGTAGCACCTGTGAGAAAAGATTTGCTACCTCATCAACATTCAAAACACACATgagaattcacacaggtgaaaaGCCGCATTCTTGTAGCACCTCTGAGAAAAGATTTGCTACCTCATCAACATTCAAAACACACTATCTCCCCTTCTCTGAAGATAACCGTATTGTGAAGAAGCAGCATAGCTTGAACTAA
- the LOC111501181 gene encoding uncharacterized protein LOC111501181 isoform X3: MVSGPQGKHLPKHLEEDTGKKDLPKQHDCKEEEDLDEQQVCNQERNSSLDQEDPETPQIKEEKEELGSSQKGEQLGLKQEAEGIIVWTDKKQLRLLETIWKPVIKLHRIDALQQHAFEEEEVLTDQQVCNQERNSSLDQEDPETPQIKEEKEELGSSQKGEQLGLKQEAEGIIVWTDKKQLRLLETIWKPVIKLHRIDALQQHAFEEEEVLTDQQVCNQERNSSLDQEDPETPQIKEEKEELGSSQKGEQLGLKQEAEGIIVWTDKKQLRLLETIWKPVIKLHRIDALQQHAFEEEEVLTDQQVCNQERNSSLNQEKPENPQIKEEKEELGSSQKGEQLGLKQEADTFMVTPAYEESAYSKPEPNSEQLLSHSSPEAETRDNEKSQHVVSGTTRNTELNERRHSQRVDNLPVSSSKSRTDTKNKSIQCEVCGKTLQDEYNMITHLRVHTGEKPYSCSTCGKRFADLSTFKKHKRIHKGEKPYSCGTCGKTFATSLEVKKHTRIHTGEKPYSCSTCGKRFAASSTFKTHMRVHTGEKPYPCGTCGKSFADLSTFKTHMRIHTGEKPYSCSTCEKRFASSSTFKRHNRIHTGEKPYSCSTCEKRFASSSTFKKHMRIHTGEKPYSCSTCEKRFASSSTFKKHMRIHTGEKPYSCSTCGKTFATSLEVKTHTRIHTGEKPYSCSTCGKRFATSSTFKTHMRVHTGEKPYPCSTCGKRFATLSKVKTHMRIHTGEKPYSCSTCGKSFADLSTFKTHMRIHTGEKPYSCSTCEKRFASSSTFKRHMRIHTGEKPYSCSTCEKRFASSSTFKRHMRIHTGEKPYSCSTCEKRFATSSTFKTHMRIHTGEKPHSCSTSEKRFATSSTFKTHYLPFSEDNRIVKKQHSLN, encoded by the exons atggtgtctggaccccaggggaaacatttgcccaaacaccttgaagaagacacaggcaagaaag ACCTCCCAAAACAACATGACtgtaaggaagaggaggatCTGGATGAGCAGCAGGTCTGTAACCAGGAGAGGAACTCCAGTCTGGACCAAGAGGACCCAGAGACTCCGCAGATtaaagaggaaaaggaggaacTTGGCAGCAGTCAGAAGGGAGAGCAGCTTGGGCTGAAGCAGGAGGCTGAAGGCATTATTGTCTGGACTGATAAAAAGCAGCTCAGACTGCTGGAGACCATCTGGAAACCTGTGATAAAGTTACACAGAATAG ATGCCCTACAGCAGCATGCTTTTGAGGAAGAGGAGGTTCTTACAGACCAGCAGGTCTGTAACCAGGAGAGGAACTCCAGTCTGGACCAAGAGGACCCAGAGACTCCGCAGATtaaagaggaaaaggaggaacTTGGCAGCAGTCAGAAGGGAGAGCAGCTTGGGCTGAAGCAGGAGGCTGAAGGCATTATTGTCTGGACTGATAAAAAGCAGCTCAGACTGCTGGAGACCATCTGGAAACCTGTGATAAAGTTACACAGAATAG ATGCCCTACAGCAGCATGCTTTTGAGGAAGAGGAGGTTCTTACAGACCAGCAGGTCTGTAACCAGGAGAGGAACTCCAGCCTGGACCAAGAGGACCCAGAGACTCCGCAGATtaaagaggaaaaggaggaacTTGGCAGCAGTCAGAAGGGAGAGCAGCTTGGGCTGAAGCAGGAGGCTGAAGGCATTATTGTCTGGACTGATAAAAAGCAGCTCAGACTGCTGGAGACCATCTGGAAACCTGTGATAAAGTTACACAGAATAG ATGCCCTACAGCAGCATGCTTTTGAGGAAGAGGAGGTTCTTACAGACCAGCAGGTCTGTAACCAGGAGAGGAACTCCAGTCTGAACCAGGAGAAACCAGAGAAtccacagattaaagaggaaaaggaggaacTTGGCAGCAGTCAGAAGGGAGAGCAGCTTGGGCTGAAGCAGGAGGCTGATACCTTCATGGTGACACCCGCTTATGAGGAAAGTGCCTACAGTAAACCAGAACCAAACAGTGAGCAGCTCCTTTCTCACAGCTCTCCTGAAGCAGAGACCCGAGATAATGAAAAAAGTCAGCATGTGGTCTCAGGAACTACTAGAAATACAGAGCTGAATGAGAGACGTCACAGTCAAAGAGTAGACAACCTTCCTGTGTCATCGAGTAAAAGTAGAACGGACACAAAGAACAAGTCTATACAATGTGAagtgtgtggaaaaactttACAGGATGAATACAATATGATTACACATCTAAGAGTTCACACAGGTGAAAAGCCGTATTCCtgtagcacctgtgggaaaagatttgCTGACTTATCAACATTCAAAAAACACAAGAGAATTCACAAAGGTGAGAAGCCGTATTCTTGTGGCACCTgtgggaaaacatttgctacttcattagaagtcaaaaaacatacgagaattcacacaggtgagaagccgtattcctgtagcacctgtgggaaaagatttgCTGCCTCATCAACATTCAAAACACACATGAgagttcacacaggtgagaagccgtaCCCTTGTGGTACCTGTGGGAAAAGTTTTGCTGACTTATCAACATTCAAAACACACATgagaattcacacaggtgagaagccataTTCTTGTAGCACCTGTGAGAAAAGATTTGCTTCCTCATCAACATTCAAAAGACACAAtagaattcacacaggtgagaagccgtaTTCTTGTAGCACCTGTGAGAAAAGATTTGCTTCCTCATCAACATTCAAAAAACACATgagaattcacacaggtgaaaaGCCGTATTCTTGTAGCACCTGTGAGAAAAGATTTGCTTCCTCATCAACATTCAAAAAACACATgagaattcacacaggtgaaaaGCCGTATTCttgtagcacctgtgggaaaacatttgctaCTTCATTAGAAGTCAAAACACACACgagaattcacacaggtgagaagccgtattcctgtagcacctgtgggaaaagatttgCTACCTCATCAACATTCAAAACACACATGAgagttcacacaggtgagaagccgtaCCCTTGTAGtacctgtgggaaaagatttgCTACCTTATCAAAGGTCAAAACACACATgagaattcacacaggtgagaagccgtaTTCTTGTAGCACTTGTGGGAAAAGTTTTGCTGACTTATCAACATTCAAAACACACATgagaattcacacaggtgagaagccataTTCTTGTAGCACCTGTGAGAAAAGATTTGCTTCCTCATCAACATTCAAAAGACACATgagaattcacacaggtgagaagccgtaTTCTTGTAGCACCTGTGAGAAAAGATTTGCTTCCTCATCAACATTCAAAAGACACATgagaattcacacaggtgaaaaGCCGTATTCTTGTAGCACCTGTGAGAAAAGATTTGCTACCTCATCAACATTCAAAACACACATgagaattcacacaggtgaaaaGCCGCATTCTTGTAGCACCTCTGAGAAAAGATTTGCTACCTCATCAACATTCAAAACACACTATCTCCCCTTCTCTGAAGATAACCGTATTGTGAAGAAGCAGCATAGCTTGAACTAA
- the LOC111501181 gene encoding uncharacterized protein LOC111501181 isoform X2 has product MLVLIRPVSVEAAMSSVQYLREFIKERLTAVYEEIFSEVQKTIIQYEEEINRLRRQDINRKPDRNSHIIDLPKQHDCKEEEDLDEQQVCNQERNSSLDQEDPETPQIKEEKEELGSSQKGEQLGLKQEAEGIIVWTDKKQLRLLETIWKPVIKLHRIDALQQHAFEEEEVLTDQQVCNQERNSSLDQEDPETPQIKEEKEELGSSQKGEQLGLKQEAEGIIVWTDKKQLRLLETIWKPVIKLHRIDALQQHAFEEEEVLTDQQVCNQERNSSLDQEDPETPQIKEEKEELGSSQKGEQLGLKQEAEGIIVWTDKKQLRLLETIWKPVIKLHRIDALQQHAFEEEEVLTDQQVCNQERNSSLNQEKPENPQIKEEKEELGSSQKGEQLGLKQEADTFMVTPAYEESAYSKPEPNSEQLLSHSSPEAETRDNEKSQHVVSGTTRNTELNERRHSQRVDNLPVSSSKSRTDTKNKSIQCEVCGKTLQDEYNMITHLRVHTGEKPYSCGTCGKTFATSLEVKKHTRIHTGEKPYSCSTCGKRFAASSTFKTHMRVHTGEKPYPCGTCGKSFADLSTFKTHMRIHTGEKPYSCSTCEKRFASSSTFKRHNRIHTGEKPYSCSTCEKRFASSSTFKKHMRIHTGEKPYSCSTCEKRFASSSTFKKHMRIHTGEKPYSCSTCGKTFATSLEVKTHTRIHTGEKPYSCSTCGKRFATSSTFKTHMRVHTGEKPYPCSTCGKRFATLSKVKTHMRIHTGEKPYSCSTCGKSFADLSTFKTHMRIHTGEKPYSCSTCEKRFASSSTFKRHMRIHTGEKPYSCSTCEKRFASSSTFKRHMRIHTGEKPYSCSTCEKRFATSSTFKTHMRIHTGEKPHSCSTSEKRFATSSTFKTHYLPFSEDNRIVKKQHSLN; this is encoded by the exons ATGCTTGTATTGATCCGCCCAGTCTCAGTTGAAGCAGCAATGAGTTCAGTACAGTATCTGAGAGAGTTCATCAAGGAGAGACTAACTGCTGTTTATGAAGAAATCTTCTCAGAGGTTCAAAAAACCATCATCCAGTATGAGGAGGAGATCAACCGTCTACGCAGACAGGATATCAACCGGAAACCTGACAGAAACTCACACATCATAG ACCTCCCAAAACAACATGACtgtaaggaagaggaggatCTGGATGAGCAGCAGGTCTGTAACCAGGAGAGGAACTCCAGTCTGGACCAAGAGGACCCAGAGACTCCGCAGATtaaagaggaaaaggaggaacTTGGCAGCAGTCAGAAGGGAGAGCAGCTTGGGCTGAAGCAGGAGGCTGAAGGCATTATTGTCTGGACTGATAAAAAGCAGCTCAGACTGCTGGAGACCATCTGGAAACCTGTGATAAAGTTACACAGAATAG ATGCCCTACAGCAGCATGCTTTTGAGGAAGAGGAGGTTCTTACAGACCAGCAGGTCTGTAACCAGGAGAGGAACTCCAGTCTGGACCAAGAGGACCCAGAGACTCCGCAGATtaaagaggaaaaggaggaacTTGGCAGCAGTCAGAAGGGAGAGCAGCTTGGGCTGAAGCAGGAGGCTGAAGGCATTATTGTCTGGACTGATAAAAAGCAGCTCAGACTGCTGGAGACCATCTGGAAACCTGTGATAAAGTTACACAGAATAG ATGCCCTACAGCAGCATGCTTTTGAGGAAGAGGAGGTTCTTACAGACCAGCAGGTCTGTAACCAGGAGAGGAACTCCAGCCTGGACCAAGAGGACCCAGAGACTCCGCAGATtaaagaggaaaaggaggaacTTGGCAGCAGTCAGAAGGGAGAGCAGCTTGGGCTGAAGCAGGAGGCTGAAGGCATTATTGTCTGGACTGATAAAAAGCAGCTCAGACTGCTGGAGACCATCTGGAAACCTGTGATAAAGTTACACAGAATAG ATGCCCTACAGCAGCATGCTTTTGAGGAAGAGGAGGTTCTTACAGACCAGCAGGTCTGTAACCAGGAGAGGAACTCCAGTCTGAACCAGGAGAAACCAGAGAAtccacagattaaagaggaaaaggaggaacTTGGCAGCAGTCAGAAGGGAGAGCAGCTTGGGCTGAAGCAGGAGGCTGATACCTTCATGGTGACACCCGCTTATGAGGAAAGTGCCTACAGTAAACCAGAACCAAACAGTGAGCAGCTCCTTTCTCACAGCTCTCCTGAAGCAGAGACCCGAGATAATGAAAAAAGTCAGCATGTGGTCTCAGGAACTACTAGAAATACAGAGCTGAATGAGAGACGTCACAGTCAAAGAGTAGACAACCTTCCTGTGTCATCGAGTAAAAGTAGAACGGACACAAAGAACAAGTCTATACAATGTGAagtgtgtggaaaaactttACAGGATGAATACAATATGATTACACATCTAAGAGTTCACACAG GTGAGAAGCCGTATTCTTGTGGCACCTgtgggaaaacatttgctacttcattagaagtcaaaaaacatacgagaattcacacaggtgagaagccgtattcctgtagcacctgtgggaaaagatttgCTGCCTCATCAACATTCAAAACACACATGAgagttcacacaggtgagaagccgtaCCCTTGTGGTACCTGTGGGAAAAGTTTTGCTGACTTATCAACATTCAAAACACACATgagaattcacacaggtgagaagccataTTCTTGTAGCACCTGTGAGAAAAGATTTGCTTCCTCATCAACATTCAAAAGACACAAtagaattcacacaggtgagaagccgtaTTCTTGTAGCACCTGTGAGAAAAGATTTGCTTCCTCATCAACATTCAAAAAACACATgagaattcacacaggtgaaaaGCCGTATTCTTGTAGCACCTGTGAGAAAAGATTTGCTTCCTCATCAACATTCAAAAAACACATgagaattcacacaggtgaaaaGCCGTATTCttgtagcacctgtgggaaaacatttgctaCTTCATTAGAAGTCAAAACACACACgagaattcacacaggtgagaagccgtattcctgtagcacctgtgggaaaagatttgCTACCTCATCAACATTCAAAACACACATGAgagttcacacaggtgagaagccgtaCCCTTGTAGtacctgtgggaaaagatttgCTACCTTATCAAAGGTCAAAACACACATgagaattcacacaggtgagaagccgtaTTCTTGTAGCACTTGTGGGAAAAGTTTTGCTGACTTATCAACATTCAAAACACACATgagaattcacacaggtgagaagccataTTCTTGTAGCACCTGTGAGAAAAGATTTGCTTCCTCATCAACATTCAAAAGACACATgagaattcacacaggtgagaagccgtaTTCTTGTAGCACCTGTGAGAAAAGATTTGCTTCCTCATCAACATTCAAAAGACACATgagaattcacacaggtgaaaaGCCGTATTCTTGTAGCACCTGTGAGAAAAGATTTGCTACCTCATCAACATTCAAAACACACATgagaattcacacaggtgaaaaGCCGCATTCTTGTAGCACCTCTGAGAAAAGATTTGCTACCTCATCAACATTCAAAACACACTATCTCCCCTTCTCTGAAGATAACCGTATTGTGAAGAAGCAGCATAGCTTGAACTAA